A region of Streptomyces sp. TG1A-60 DNA encodes the following proteins:
- a CDS encoding DUF5682 family protein has translation MEARAGLRAPGGGPLLLGVRHHGPGSARAVRAALDAARPRVVLIEGPPEADALIPLAADEDMRPPVALLAHAVDEPGRCAFWPLAEFSPEWVAIRWALAHGVPARFIDLPATHSLVWGRGEAAGEAVAEPAGEAVRGDPLAALAEVAGHDDAERWWEDVVEHRGTGGDAFAPFVVLEEAMEALRAVYGTGGRDRDPAREAHMRLRLRAARKEFGDDGVAVVCGAWHVPALREKRTVAADRALLKGLPKVKADMTWVPWTHRRLSRAGGYGAGIDSPGWYGHLFGAPDRPVERWLTKVAGLLRAEDRIVSSAHVIEAVRLAETLAVMRGRPLPGLTETTDAVRAVMCEGSNVPLSLVHDRLVVGDVLGEVPESAPSVPLQRDLTRLQRRLRLTPEASDRELELDLRKENDAERSRLLHRLRLLGVVWGEQTTSRGGTGTFRETWRLRWEPELSVRVAEAGVWGTTVLSATTAKAEADALMARSLAAVTGLAERCLLAELPDALPAVMRVLADRAALDADVGHLAQALPALVRSLRYGDVRATDTRALAGVAAGLAERVFVGLPPACAALDAEAAQEMRRHVDAVQGAVGLLGDAVTEGGAGNGDMRGRWHSVLHVLSARDTVPGVIRGRAVRLLLDDGELAQNETARLMGLVLSPGTAPADAAAWIEGFVGGGSGGGMLLVHDERLLALVDAWLTRVPGDAFTDVLPLLRRTFSAYEPGVRRTLGELVRRGPGERGSEAAGGSGIPGFAAGLDEDRADAVLPVVRLLLGLDRGREKPGQENSDDNDLVGVGE, from the coding sequence GTGGAGGCGCGCGCTGGGCTGCGAGCGCCCGGTGGCGGGCCGTTGCTGCTCGGTGTACGGCACCACGGGCCGGGCTCGGCGCGGGCCGTGCGGGCGGCGTTGGACGCGGCCCGGCCCCGGGTGGTGCTGATCGAGGGGCCACCGGAGGCGGACGCGCTGATCCCGCTCGCCGCCGACGAGGACATGCGGCCCCCGGTCGCCCTCCTCGCCCACGCGGTGGACGAGCCCGGCCGCTGCGCCTTCTGGCCCCTCGCCGAGTTCTCCCCGGAGTGGGTGGCCATCCGCTGGGCCCTGGCCCACGGCGTCCCGGCCCGCTTCATCGACCTGCCGGCCACGCACTCGCTGGTGTGGGGGAGGGGGGAGGCAGCCGGGGAAGCCGTCGCGGAACCGGCCGGGGAGGCGGTGCGGGGGGATCCGTTGGCCGCGCTCGCCGAAGTCGCCGGCCATGACGACGCCGAGCGGTGGTGGGAGGACGTGGTCGAGCATCGGGGGACGGGCGGAGACGCCTTCGCGCCGTTCGTCGTGCTGGAGGAGGCGATGGAGGCGCTGCGGGCGGTGTACGGAACCGGGGGGCGCGACCGGGACCCGGCGCGCGAGGCGCACATGCGGCTGCGACTGAGGGCGGCGCGGAAGGAGTTCGGGGACGACGGCGTGGCCGTGGTGTGCGGGGCCTGGCACGTGCCCGCGCTGCGGGAGAAGCGGACCGTGGCCGCCGACCGGGCGCTGCTGAAGGGACTGCCCAAGGTCAAGGCCGACATGACCTGGGTGCCGTGGACGCACCGGCGGCTGTCCCGGGCCGGCGGCTACGGGGCGGGCATCGACTCGCCGGGCTGGTACGGGCATCTGTTCGGCGCGCCCGACCGTCCCGTGGAGCGGTGGCTGACCAAGGTGGCGGGGCTGCTGCGTGCGGAGGACCGGATCGTCTCCTCCGCCCATGTCATCGAGGCGGTGCGGCTGGCCGAGACGCTGGCCGTGATGCGGGGGCGCCCGCTGCCGGGCCTGACGGAGACCACCGACGCCGTACGGGCGGTGATGTGCGAGGGCTCGAACGTACCGCTGTCGCTGGTGCACGACCGACTGGTGGTCGGAGATGTGCTGGGGGAGGTGCCCGAGTCGGCGCCGTCGGTGCCGTTGCAGCGGGACCTCACGCGGCTCCAGCGGCGGCTGCGGCTCACCCCGGAGGCGTCGGACCGGGAGCTGGAGCTCGACCTGCGCAAGGAGAACGACGCGGAGCGCAGCCGACTGCTCCACCGGCTGCGGCTGCTCGGCGTCGTGTGGGGCGAGCAGACGACCTCGCGCGGCGGCACGGGTACGTTCCGGGAGACCTGGCGGCTGCGCTGGGAGCCGGAGCTGTCGGTGCGGGTCGCCGAGGCCGGGGTGTGGGGGACGACCGTGCTCTCCGCGACGACCGCGAAGGCCGAGGCGGACGCGCTCATGGCCCGGTCGCTCGCCGCCGTCACGGGACTCGCCGAGCGCTGCCTCCTCGCCGAACTGCCCGACGCCCTGCCGGCCGTGATGCGGGTGCTGGCCGACCGGGCCGCCCTCGACGCCGACGTCGGCCACCTCGCCCAGGCGCTCCCTGCCCTGGTCCGCTCCCTGCGTTACGGCGACGTCCGCGCCACCGACACCCGCGCGCTGGCCGGGGTCGCCGCCGGGCTCGCCGAGCGGGTCTTCGTCGGGCTGCCACCCGCGTGCGCCGCGCTCGACGCGGAGGCCGCGCAGGAGATGCGCCGCCATGTGGACGCGGTGCAGGGGGCGGTGGGTCTGCTCGGTGACGCGGTCACGGAGGGTGGGGCGGGGAACGGGGACATGCGGGGGCGCTGGCACTCGGTGCTCCACGTGCTGTCCGCGCGGGACACCGTTCCCGGGGTCATCAGAGGGCGGGCCGTACGACTCCTGCTGGACGACGGGGAGTTGGCGCAGAACGAGACGGCGCGACTCATGGGGCTCGTGCTGTCGCCGGGCACGGCGCCCGCCGACGCGGCGGCGTGGATCGAGGGGTTCGTCGGCGGCGGATCAGGCGGCGGAATGCTGCTGGTGCACGACGAACGGCTGCTCGCGCTGGTGGACGCCTGGCTGACGCGGGTGCCTGGGGACGCGTTCACCGACGTACTGCCGTTGCTGCGGCGGACGTTCTCGGCGTACGAGCCGGGGGTGCGCCGGACACTTGGCGAGCTGGTGCGGCGTGGGCCGGGGGAGCGGGGGAGCGAGGCGGCCGGCGGGTCCGGCATACCGGGCTTCGCCGCCGGCCTCGACGAGGACCGCGCGGACGCGGTGCTGCCGGTGGTGCGTCTGCTGCTCGGCCTGGACAGGGGCCGGGAGAAGCCCGGCCAGGAGAACTCCGACGACAACGACCTTGTGGGGGTGGGGGAATGA
- the sucC gene encoding ADP-forming succinate--CoA ligase subunit beta — MDLFEYQARDLFAKHGVPVLAGEVIDTPEAAREITERLGGKSVVKAQVKVGGRGKAGGVKLAATPDEAVARSTDILGMDIKGHTVHKVMIAETAPEIVEEYYVSFLLDRTNRTFLSIASVEGGVEIEEVAATRPEAVAKTPIDANEGVTPAKAREIVEAANFPAEVADKIADILVTLWKTFVEEDALLVEVNPLAKVASGDVIALDGKVSLDENADFRHADHEELVDHAAANPLEAAAKEKNLNYVKLDGEVGIIGNGAGLVMSTLDVVAYAGEAHGGVKPANFLDIGGGASAAVMANGLEIILGDPDVKSVFVNVFGGITACDEVANGIVQALQLLADKGEEVTKPLVVRLDGNNAELGRKILSDANHPLVQRVDTMDGAADKAAELAAAK, encoded by the coding sequence GTGGACCTGTTCGAGTACCAGGCGAGGGACCTCTTCGCCAAGCACGGTGTACCGGTGCTGGCCGGTGAAGTCATCGACACGCCTGAGGCGGCGCGCGAGATCACCGAGCGGCTGGGCGGCAAGTCGGTCGTCAAGGCGCAGGTGAAGGTCGGTGGTCGAGGCAAGGCCGGCGGCGTCAAGCTCGCCGCCACCCCGGACGAGGCCGTCGCCCGTTCGACGGACATCCTCGGCATGGACATCAAGGGCCACACGGTCCACAAGGTGATGATCGCCGAGACCGCTCCGGAGATCGTCGAGGAGTACTACGTCTCCTTCCTCCTCGACCGCACCAACCGCACCTTCCTCTCCATCGCCTCGGTCGAGGGTGGAGTGGAGATCGAGGAGGTGGCGGCCACCCGCCCCGAGGCCGTCGCCAAGACCCCCATCGACGCCAACGAGGGTGTGACCCCCGCCAAGGCGCGCGAGATCGTCGAGGCCGCGAACTTCCCGGCCGAGGTCGCCGACAAGATCGCCGACATCCTCGTCACCCTGTGGAAGACCTTCGTCGAGGAGGACGCCCTGCTCGTCGAGGTCAACCCGCTGGCGAAGGTCGCCTCCGGTGACGTCATCGCCCTCGACGGCAAGGTCTCCCTGGACGAGAACGCGGACTTCCGCCACGCCGACCACGAGGAGCTCGTCGACCACGCGGCCGCGAACCCCCTCGAGGCCGCGGCCAAGGAGAAGAACCTCAACTACGTCAAGCTCGACGGTGAGGTCGGCATCATCGGCAACGGGGCGGGTCTCGTCATGAGCACCCTGGACGTCGTCGCGTACGCCGGTGAGGCGCACGGTGGCGTCAAGCCCGCCAACTTCCTCGACATCGGCGGTGGCGCCTCCGCCGCCGTCATGGCGAACGGCCTGGAGATCATCCTCGGCGACCCGGACGTCAAGTCCGTGTTCGTCAACGTCTTCGGTGGTATCACCGCCTGTGACGAGGTCGCCAACGGCATCGTGCAGGCGCTGCAGCTGCTCGCGGACAAGGGCGAGGAAGTCACCAAGCCCCTCGTCGTCCGCCTCGACGGCAACAACGCCGAGCTGGGTCGCAAGATCCTCTCCGATGCCAACCACCCGCTGGTGCAGCGCGTGGACACCATGGACGGCGCGGCCGACAAGGCCGCCGAGCTCGCGGCTGCGAAGTAA
- the sucD gene encoding succinate--CoA ligase subunit alpha, whose product MAIFLNKDSKVIVQGMTGATGMKHTKLMLADGTNIVGGVNPRKAGTTVDVDGTEIPVFGTVAEAIEKTGANVSVLFVPPAFAKAAVVEAIDAEIPLAVVITEGIAVHDSAAFYAYAGTKGNKTRIIGPNCPGLITPGQSNAGIIPGDITKPGRIGLVSKSGTLTYQMMYELRDIGFSSAVGIGGDPVIGTTHIDALAAFEADPDTDLIVMIGEIGGDAEERAADFIKANVKKPVVGYVAGFTAPEGKTMGHAGAIVSGSSGTAAAKKEALEAAGVKVGKTPTETAKLAREILGG is encoded by the coding sequence ATGGCTATCTTCCTCAACAAGGACTCCAAGGTCATCGTCCAGGGCATGACCGGTGCCACGGGCATGAAGCACACCAAGCTCATGCTGGCCGACGGCACGAACATCGTCGGTGGCGTGAACCCCCGTAAGGCGGGCACGACCGTCGACGTCGACGGCACCGAGATCCCGGTCTTCGGCACTGTCGCCGAGGCGATCGAGAAGACGGGTGCGAACGTATCCGTCCTCTTCGTGCCGCCGGCCTTCGCCAAGGCCGCCGTCGTCGAGGCCATCGACGCCGAGATCCCGCTCGCGGTCGTCATCACCGAGGGCATCGCGGTCCACGACTCCGCCGCGTTCTACGCGTACGCCGGGACCAAGGGCAACAAGACCCGGATCATCGGCCCGAACTGTCCGGGTCTGATCACCCCCGGTCAGTCGAACGCCGGCATCATCCCCGGTGACATCACCAAGCCGGGGCGCATCGGTCTCGTCTCGAAGTCCGGCACGCTGACGTACCAGATGATGTACGAGCTCCGTGACATCGGCTTCTCGTCGGCGGTGGGCATCGGTGGCGACCCCGTCATCGGCACCACGCACATCGACGCGCTCGCCGCGTTCGAGGCCGACCCCGACACCGACCTCATCGTGATGATCGGTGAGATCGGTGGCGACGCGGAGGAGCGGGCCGCCGACTTCATCAAGGCGAACGTGAAGAAGCCGGTCGTCGGGTACGTCGCAGGGTTCACCGCGCCCGAGGGCAAGACCATGGGCCACGCCGGTGCCATCGTCTCCGGGTCCTCCGGTACGGCTGCCGCGAAGAAGGAGGCCCTTGAGGCCGCCGGCGTCAAGGTCGGCAAGACACCGACCGAGACGGCGAAGCTCGCGCGCGAGATCCTCGGCGGCTGA
- a CDS encoding DUF6350 family protein, producing the protein MADVTHSNDPTAGTDHSADRTRPASTTAPPGATGPMRPTTPKASLYASSPLSALLARARGRSSELAAGALGGVLAAGLGLGALAALVMVLWISSPYPDSGPAGALRVAAVLWLLSHGVEFVRTDTLSGAPAPVGLVPLLLLALPAVLLHRSARDHADDGSGTSARTTWAGLVTGYTAVGAVVTLYASGGALRPSWWWAALCVPLLAALAAGTGVWAACGRPRLPLPALLGGAPGAEGRRHLTAAAARAAGAGVLVLTGGGALLVAVSLVWHGGAARDSFLQLTEGLSGRFAVLLLCLALVPNAALWAAAYALGPGFALGAGHTTGPLYAADPVAFLPPFPLLAAVPAGGGTPVYWAVGAVPIAAGATVGWFTARRATADRTGPWSVRRTTAATLLAATLCAAALALLALLSGGPLGVAALADFGPVWWQAGGAAGAWMSVVGVPVALMGRSWRGREGVVAVKRTRRNPAAGVIRRTPRATERVAATEASPGTPGEPRVTADGTPGEPRTTEPTLVPQPQTLPDAPGPYEGPAPSYDGLAPYDALDPYGAESAPVPPPVRNSRAARWAALRGMSSTGASDYDGAADAGGLGPSPGEAV; encoded by the coding sequence ATGGCCGACGTGACGCACTCGAACGACCCGACCGCCGGGACGGACCACTCCGCCGACCGCACCCGGCCGGCCTCCACCACGGCACCCCCGGGGGCCACGGGGCCCATGCGGCCCACAACGCCGAAGGCATCCCTGTACGCGTCGTCGCCCCTGTCCGCGCTGCTCGCGCGGGCGCGCGGCCGGTCGTCCGAGCTGGCCGCCGGGGCGCTGGGCGGGGTCCTGGCGGCGGGGCTCGGGCTCGGCGCGCTGGCCGCGCTCGTGATGGTGCTGTGGATCAGCTCGCCGTACCCGGACAGCGGTCCCGCCGGGGCACTGCGCGTGGCGGCGGTCCTGTGGCTGCTCTCCCACGGCGTGGAGTTCGTCCGCACCGACACGCTCTCCGGCGCACCCGCCCCCGTCGGCCTCGTCCCCCTCCTCCTGTTAGCCCTGCCGGCGGTCCTGCTGCACCGTTCGGCCCGCGACCACGCGGACGACGGCTCCGGCACGAGCGCCCGTACGACGTGGGCCGGTCTCGTCACCGGATACACGGCCGTCGGCGCGGTGGTCACGCTGTACGCCTCGGGTGGTGCGCTGCGGCCGTCGTGGTGGTGGGCGGCGCTGTGCGTACCGCTGCTGGCGGCGCTCGCGGCGGGCACGGGGGTGTGGGCGGCGTGTGGGCGCCCCCGCCTGCCCTTGCCCGCGCTCCTAGGGGGCGCCCCGGGAGCGGAGGGCCGACGGCACCTGACGGCCGCCGCCGCACGGGCAGCCGGGGCGGGCGTGCTCGTGCTGACCGGCGGCGGCGCTCTGCTGGTGGCCGTGTCCCTGGTCTGGCACGGCGGTGCGGCCCGCGACTCCTTCCTCCAGCTCACCGAGGGGCTGTCCGGGCGCTTCGCCGTGCTGCTGCTCTGCCTCGCACTCGTCCCGAACGCGGCGCTGTGGGCGGCGGCCTACGCCCTCGGCCCCGGCTTCGCCCTGGGCGCCGGACACACCACCGGACCGCTGTACGCAGCCGATCCGGTCGCCTTCCTGCCTCCGTTCCCCCTCCTCGCGGCCGTCCCGGCGGGCGGGGGGACGCCGGTCTACTGGGCGGTCGGCGCGGTGCCGATCGCCGCGGGCGCGACGGTCGGCTGGTTCACCGCGCGCCGGGCCACGGCTGACCGGACCGGCCCCTGGTCGGTTCGCCGAACGACCGCCGCGACCCTCCTCGCGGCCACCCTGTGCGCCGCCGCCCTCGCCCTCCTCGCCCTCCTCTCCGGCGGTCCCCTCGGTGTCGCCGCGCTGGCCGACTTCGGGCCTGTGTGGTGGCAGGCGGGCGGCGCGGCCGGGGCCTGGATGAGCGTGGTCGGGGTCCCGGTGGCCCTGATGGGGCGGTCGTGGCGGGGGCGGGAGGGGGTGGTCGCGGTGAAGCGGACTCGACGGAACCCGGCGGCCGGGGTGATCCGGCGTACGCCGAGGGCGACCGAGCGGGTGGCGGCAACCGAGGCTTCCCCGGGGACGCCCGGCGAGCCGCGCGTGACGGCGGACGGCACACCTGGCGAGCCCCGGACCACCGAGCCGACCCTCGTGCCGCAGCCTCAGACCCTTCCCGACGCTCCCGGACCGTACGAGGGCCCGGCGCCGTCGTACGACGGTCTCGCACCGTACGACGCCCTCGACCCCTACGGCGCGGAGTCCGCCCCTGTGCCGCCGCCCGTCCGGAACTCCCGCGCGGCCCGCTGGGCGGCGCTGCGCGGGATGTCCTCGACGGGGGCGAGCGACTACGACGGCGCCGCTGACGCCGGCGGCCTCGGTCCCAGCCCCGGGGAAGCCGTCTGA
- the purH gene encoding bifunctional phosphoribosylaminoimidazolecarboxamide formyltransferase/IMP cyclohydrolase produces the protein MTADSTVTAESGKRGIRRALVSVYDKTGLEDLARGLHEAGVELVSTGSTAGRIAAAGVPVTKVEELTGFPECLDGRVKTLHPKVHAGILADLRLEDHRGQLAELGVEPFDLVVVNLYPFRETVASGATPDECVEQIDIGGPSMVRAAAKNHPSVAVVTSPARYADVLAAVKDGGFDLTTRKRLAAEAFQHTAAYDVAVASWFASSYAPADAEADSGSAAGRFPDFLGATWERAHTLRYGENPHQPAALYVSGTGGLAEAEQLHGKEMSYNNYTDTDAARRAAYDHDEPAVAIIKHANPCGIAIGADVAEAHRKAHACDPLSAFGGVIAVNRPVSKEMAEQVAEIFTEVIVAPDYEEGALEALAKKKNIRVLKAPGAPGDPVELKPVDGGALLQVTDRLQADGDDPANWTLATGDALSADELAELAFAWKACRAVKSNAILLAKDGASVGVGMGQVNRVDSCKLAVERAGAERAAGSYVASDAFFPFPDNIDVLSAAGVKAIVQPGGSVRDELVVEAARNAGITMYFTGTRHFFH, from the coding sequence GTGACCGCCGACAGCACTGTCACGGCCGAGAGCGGCAAGCGGGGCATCCGTCGCGCGCTCGTCAGCGTCTACGACAAGACGGGCCTCGAAGACCTCGCGCGCGGCCTGCACGAGGCGGGCGTCGAGCTCGTCTCCACCGGGTCCACCGCCGGGCGCATCGCCGCTGCCGGTGTCCCGGTCACCAAGGTCGAGGAGCTGACCGGCTTCCCCGAATGCCTGGACGGCCGGGTCAAGACCCTGCACCCCAAGGTGCACGCGGGCATCCTCGCCGACCTCCGTCTGGAGGACCACCGGGGGCAGCTCGCAGAGCTGGGCGTCGAGCCCTTCGACCTCGTCGTCGTGAACCTCTACCCGTTCCGGGAGACCGTCGCCTCCGGCGCCACCCCCGACGAGTGCGTCGAGCAGATCGACATCGGCGGCCCGTCGATGGTCCGCGCCGCCGCCAAGAACCACCCCTCCGTCGCGGTCGTCACCAGCCCCGCCCGGTACGCGGACGTCCTCGCCGCCGTCAAGGACGGCGGCTTCGACCTCACCACCCGCAAGCGGCTCGCCGCCGAGGCCTTCCAGCACACGGCCGCGTACGACGTCGCCGTGGCCTCATGGTTCGCGTCCTCCTACGCCCCCGCCGACGCCGAGGCCGACAGCGGCTCCGCCGCGGGCCGGTTCCCCGACTTCCTCGGCGCCACCTGGGAGCGCGCGCACACCCTGCGCTACGGCGAGAACCCGCACCAGCCGGCCGCGCTGTACGTCTCCGGGACGGGCGGGCTCGCCGAGGCCGAGCAGCTGCACGGCAAGGAGATGTCGTACAACAACTACACGGACACGGACGCCGCCCGCCGTGCCGCGTACGACCACGACGAGCCGGCGGTGGCGATCATCAAGCACGCGAACCCCTGCGGCATCGCGATCGGCGCGGACGTGGCCGAGGCGCACCGCAAGGCGCATGCCTGCGACCCGCTGTCGGCGTTCGGCGGGGTCATCGCCGTCAACCGGCCGGTGAGCAAGGAGATGGCGGAGCAGGTCGCCGAGATCTTCACCGAGGTCATCGTCGCGCCGGACTACGAGGAGGGGGCGCTCGAAGCCCTCGCCAAGAAGAAGAACATCCGCGTCCTGAAGGCCCCGGGCGCGCCCGGCGACCCGGTCGAGCTCAAGCCCGTCGACGGCGGCGCCCTCCTGCAGGTCACGGACCGGCTCCAGGCCGACGGCGACGACCCCGCGAACTGGACCCTCGCGACCGGCGACGCCCTCTCCGCCGACGAACTGGCCGAGCTGGCGTTCGCCTGGAAGGCCTGCCGCGCGGTGAAGTCCAACGCGATCCTCCTCGCCAAGGACGGCGCGTCGGTCGGTGTCGGCATGGGGCAGGTCAACCGCGTCGACTCGTGCAAGCTGGCGGTGGAGCGGGCCGGCGCCGAGCGGGCCGCGGGCTCCTACGTCGCGTCGGACGCCTTCTTCCCCTTCCCCGACAACATCGACGTCCTGAGCGCCGCCGGCGTCAAGGCCATCGTCCAGCCCGGCGGTTCGGTCCGTGACGAGCTGGTCGTCGAGGCCGCGCGGAATGCGGGGATCACGATGTACTTCACGGGGACGCGGCACTTCTTCCACTGA
- the purN gene encoding phosphoribosylglycinamide formyltransferase, whose translation MAAKPVAKRLVVLVSGSGTNLQALLDAIATTGVEAYGAEIVAVGADRAGIEGLARAERAGLATFVRRVKDYGTREAWDVALTEAVAAYEPDLVVSAGFMKIVGKRFLARFGGRFVNTHPALLPSFPGAHGVRDALAYGARVTGCTVHFVDDGVDTGPIIAQGVVEVRDEDDESALHERIKEVERRLLVDVVGRLARNGYRIEGRKVVIQ comes from the coding sequence GTGGCCGCCAAGCCCGTGGCCAAGCGCCTCGTCGTGTTGGTCTCCGGATCCGGCACCAACCTCCAGGCGCTGCTGGACGCCATCGCCACGACCGGCGTCGAGGCCTACGGCGCCGAGATCGTGGCCGTCGGCGCCGACCGCGCCGGCATCGAGGGGCTCGCGAGGGCCGAGCGCGCCGGGCTGGCGACCTTCGTCCGCCGGGTCAAGGACTACGGGACCCGGGAGGCGTGGGACGTGGCACTCACCGAGGCCGTCGCCGCGTACGAGCCCGACCTGGTCGTCTCCGCCGGGTTCATGAAGATCGTGGGGAAAAGGTTCCTGGCGCGGTTCGGCGGGCGGTTCGTCAACACCCACCCGGCCCTCCTCCCCAGTTTCCCGGGGGCCCACGGGGTGCGGGACGCGCTCGCGTACGGCGCCAGGGTCACCGGCTGCACCGTCCACTTCGTCGACGACGGCGTCGACACCGGACCGATCATCGCGCAGGGCGTGGTGGAGGTCCGGGACGAGGACGACGAGAGCGCTCTGCACGAGCGCATCAAGGAAGTCGAGCGAAGGCTGCTCGTCGATGTCGTGGGGCGGCTCGCCCGCAACGGCTATCGCATTGAGGGACGAAAGGTAGTTATCCAGTGA
- a CDS encoding VWA domain-containing protein yields the protein MTTKPDADTGGSADDERLRRWRLVLGGDPADGTGCALGGQDAAMDQALTALYGKGDKAQAGQDRSAGLGASAPSVARWLGDIRTYFPSSVVQVMQRDAIDRLGLSTLLLEPEMLEAVEADVHLVGTLLSLNKAMPETTKETARAVVRKVVEDLEKRLATRTRATLTGALDRSARVNRPRHNDIDWNRTIAANLKNYLPEYRTVVPERLIGYGRASQSVKKEVVLCIDQSGSMAASVVYASVFGAVLASMRSLITRLVVFDTSVVDLTDQLDDPVDVLFGTQLGGGTDINRALAYCQSQITRPADTVVVLISDLYEGGIRDEMLKRVVAMKASGVRFVTLLALSDEGAPAYDRDHAAALSALGAPAFACTPDLFPEVMAAAIEKRPLPIPDGA from the coding sequence ATGACGACGAAGCCAGATGCGGACACGGGTGGGAGCGCGGACGACGAGCGGTTGCGGCGCTGGCGGCTCGTGCTCGGCGGGGACCCGGCCGACGGCACCGGGTGCGCGCTCGGCGGGCAGGACGCGGCGATGGACCAGGCGCTGACCGCGCTGTACGGGAAGGGGGACAAGGCGCAGGCGGGGCAGGACCGTTCGGCGGGGCTCGGGGCGTCGGCGCCGTCGGTGGCGCGGTGGCTCGGTGACATCCGGACGTACTTCCCCTCCTCCGTCGTACAGGTCATGCAGCGGGACGCCATCGACCGGCTCGGCCTGTCCACGCTGCTGCTGGAGCCGGAGATGCTGGAGGCGGTGGAGGCGGACGTCCACCTCGTCGGCACCCTCCTCTCCCTCAACAAGGCCATGCCGGAGACGACGAAGGAGACCGCGCGCGCCGTCGTGCGGAAGGTCGTCGAGGATCTGGAGAAGCGGCTCGCCACCCGGACCCGGGCCACGCTCACCGGCGCCCTCGACCGCAGCGCCCGCGTCAACCGGCCGCGCCACAACGACATCGACTGGAACCGCACGATCGCGGCCAACCTCAAGAACTACCTGCCGGAGTACCGGACGGTGGTGCCCGAGCGGCTCATCGGGTACGGGCGGGCCTCGCAGTCGGTGAAGAAGGAGGTCGTCCTCTGCATCGACCAGTCGGGGTCGATGGCGGCGTCCGTCGTCTACGCGTCCGTGTTCGGCGCGGTGCTCGCGTCCATGCGGTCCCTCATCACCCGGCTCGTCGTCTTCGACACGTCCGTCGTCGACCTCACCGACCAGCTCGACGACCCGGTCGACGTCCTTTTCGGCACCCAGCTCGGCGGCGGCACGGACATCAACAGGGCGCTCGCGTACTGCCAGTCGCAGATCACCCGGCCCGCCGACACCGTGGTCGTGCTGATCAGCGACCTCTACGAGGGCGGGATACGCGACGAGATGCTGAAGCGGGTGGTGGCGATGAAGGCGTCGGGGGTGCGGTTCGTGACACTGCTCGCGCTCTCCGACGAAGGGGCGCCGGCATACGACCGCGACCACGCGGCGGCGCTGTCGGCCCTCGGCGCACCGGCGTTCGCCTGCACGCCCGATCTCTTTCCCGAGGTGATGGCGGCGGCGATCGAGAAGCGGCCGTTGCCGATCCCGGACGGTGCGTGA
- a CDS encoding RNA polymerase subunit sigma-70: MKAGTAGGDRGTGVRDEPSTPSETEWDEQPLCADDDTDEPDPAPSPLTPGQAFDALYAYCAPTLVQQTYLLTGRRQCARDAVEGAFQLAWQRWPEVAVDRDPAGWVRAAAHEYALSPWHRLRPRVLRRHHEPQPSDPVGRALLSALLELPPPYRRTLLLYDGVGLDLPDTAAETEASTPATAGRLLHARATVAARLPEPVAPGDLSRLLASLPAGIHPGPVEPAALRARADQHARRWTHAVIAFTTLLLTTTALTLHTAPDHYESPVPRGTPIRGIPPKPAPGPLSASQQALRAKLRSEAAAGPERLHPEAR; this comes from the coding sequence GTGAAGGCGGGTACGGCCGGAGGCGACCGGGGGACCGGAGTCCGCGACGAACCGTCCACGCCCAGCGAGACCGAGTGGGACGAACAGCCCCTCTGTGCGGACGACGACACCGACGAACCGGACCCGGCCCCCTCACCCCTGACGCCCGGCCAGGCCTTCGACGCGCTCTACGCGTACTGCGCCCCCACCCTCGTACAGCAGACCTATCTGCTCACCGGGCGGCGCCAGTGCGCCCGCGACGCCGTGGAAGGGGCCTTCCAACTCGCCTGGCAGCGCTGGCCGGAGGTGGCCGTCGACCGGGACCCGGCGGGCTGGGTGCGGGCGGCTGCCCACGAGTACGCCCTCTCCCCCTGGCACCGCCTGCGCCCCCGCGTCCTGCGGCGCCACCACGAGCCGCAGCCGTCCGACCCCGTCGGCCGCGCCCTGTTGAGCGCACTCCTCGAACTGCCACCCCCGTACCGCCGCACGCTGCTCCTCTACGACGGGGTGGGCCTCGATCTGCCCGACACGGCCGCCGAGACGGAGGCGAGCACGCCGGCCACGGCGGGCCGGCTGCTCCACGCCCGCGCGACCGTCGCCGCGCGCCTGCCGGAGCCGGTCGCCCCCGGCGACCTCAGCCGTCTCCTCGCCTCGCTGCCGGCCGGGATCCACCCGGGCCCCGTCGAACCCGCCGCCCTCCGCGCCCGAGCCGACCAGCACGCCCGCCGCTGGACCCACGCCGTCATCGCCTTCACCACGCTTCTGCTCACCACCACGGCCCTCACGCTCCACACCGCCCCCGACCACTACGAATCCCCGGTCCCCCGAGGCACCCCGATCCGCGGCATCCCCCCGAAACCAGCCCCCGGCCCCCTGTCCGCCTCCCAGCAGGCACTCCGGGCAAAGCTCCGGTCAGAAGCAGCCGCAGGCCCGGAGAGGCTCCACCCGGAGGCCCGCTGA